The Thermosynechococcus sp. genome has a segment encoding these proteins:
- a CDS encoding GAF domain-containing protein, with amino-acid sequence MTSAKSSKVSPPLAALVNTIKQLQQQEQIGGLIAPLVSFAQETLGMSFVWLGLYNEGAKQLIGQGGTTPVGDHPFLKQKLLLAAGSLLDQVLMNRKPISLPSLKEEPRLGELRDAASRLGIQGTAIYPIVRHRQPLGILIIGSTTWGDTLRGDDLAHMSLLVSALGSELERLTATKVTKAVPEAKQAAAPTMTSDDPIRHLLQEASRAHSFGQRIEALLLAVHQFCQPQRTSLFWRDLEQPLYRRRSYTVGKPQSRESQRQPLAITQQELAGCYTALASGQIVSISDSQSVVSATAPLRLMQMLNCRALLVAPILVGTDVVGFLTLERNEPYPWNDSEKKLLQVTAELLALAAPTERLEHLLAQTQQAQSLVSEIAQAICDEQDWRRALHRASEKLAAELEAQWVFLLTYNSLTQAFDVLFQYPAPRGRDRHPPFPPLPKMDWQLLETATTAIALEDYSNELRLYSWKEVLGKLNIRSLLVATTTPGHSLEALLLAGRTEPTVWGKSQQTLVQEVARILGLISHQWQLQNTNTQQEQVRSAMLAGLRALQRTQNLERLELTGLQQLMNLMQVPLVALVTWRPGQTVGSIVAPPPSHAKFAIRNDTEIAIYEDPLIHSALMASQADVNSNPYAWLIQTTAAELDPHTREWLSGPEIGQILAIALRADPEYEPSGVLIVADHRDRLWSTLHLEAFITLVNHLAWAHRSTCLIQMLTQGWQTLETLNWYKHRHLEQVYGQLANLGHQLTQWLQQHPEADPLLRRLGTLLQTQLESLHPLLNHEVWQLDKATQTAGLAVVLKRVMDRIENWKQRKQLWIQVHNQPVLTLNGDLSKLELILYELLLFACQRSPSQGRIDIWCQQIEGRGQGGKMASWLELSITDNGEVAPQLLIKLHQLEHLDWLAPSSLDQPPGRHLKICCHLCQRLGYSLDMYKLEDGRFLSRLLIPLNNGDTGTFELQSSQPRQ; translated from the coding sequence ATGACCTCTGCGAAATCCTCGAAGGTCAGCCCCCCTTTGGCGGCACTGGTCAACACCATCAAACAGTTACAGCAGCAAGAGCAAATTGGGGGACTCATTGCTCCCTTGGTGAGCTTTGCCCAAGAGACCCTCGGCATGTCCTTTGTCTGGTTGGGGCTGTACAATGAAGGCGCCAAACAACTCATTGGCCAAGGGGGAACAACGCCCGTCGGTGATCATCCCTTTCTCAAACAGAAACTGCTCCTTGCTGCGGGCAGCCTTCTCGATCAGGTGTTGATGAACCGCAAGCCCATTAGTTTGCCCAGTCTTAAGGAGGAACCTCGCCTAGGAGAATTACGGGACGCCGCCAGCCGTTTGGGCATTCAAGGCACCGCTATCTATCCCATTGTCCGCCATCGTCAACCCCTTGGCATTCTTATCATTGGCTCCACCACGTGGGGCGATACGCTGCGGGGGGATGATTTGGCCCACATGAGCCTGCTAGTCAGTGCCCTTGGCTCGGAACTGGAACGCCTAACAGCGACCAAAGTAACGAAAGCGGTACCAGAAGCAAAGCAAGCGGCTGCTCCCACGATGACCAGTGATGACCCCATACGCCATCTGCTCCAGGAGGCCAGCCGTGCCCATAGCTTCGGCCAACGGATTGAAGCCCTGTTGCTGGCAGTACACCAATTTTGTCAACCTCAACGGACCAGCCTCTTTTGGCGGGATTTGGAGCAACCCCTCTATCGGCGGCGTAGTTACACCGTTGGTAAACCCCAGAGCCGCGAGAGCCAGCGGCAACCCCTAGCGATTACGCAGCAGGAGTTAGCAGGTTGTTATACTGCCCTTGCCAGTGGCCAAATCGTGAGCATCAGCGATAGTCAAAGTGTGGTCAGTGCCACCGCTCCCTTGCGGCTGATGCAAATGCTCAACTGCCGTGCTCTTCTGGTAGCCCCGATTCTGGTGGGCACCGATGTCGTGGGCTTTCTCACATTGGAGCGCAATGAGCCTTATCCTTGGAACGACAGCGAGAAGAAACTTCTGCAAGTCACCGCCGAGCTATTGGCCTTGGCAGCCCCCACTGAACGCCTGGAACATCTCTTGGCACAGACCCAACAGGCCCAAAGCCTTGTCAGTGAGATAGCCCAGGCCATTTGTGATGAGCAGGACTGGCGGCGGGCGCTCCACCGTGCGAGTGAAAAGTTAGCGGCGGAGCTAGAGGCGCAGTGGGTCTTTTTGCTGACCTATAACTCCCTGACCCAAGCCTTTGATGTGCTGTTTCAGTATCCGGCTCCCCGCGGGCGCGATCGCCATCCACCCTTCCCGCCATTACCAAAAATGGATTGGCAGCTTCTGGAAACTGCAACCACAGCCATTGCCCTGGAGGACTACAGCAATGAATTGCGCCTTTACTCTTGGAAAGAGGTCCTCGGCAAGCTGAATATCCGCTCCCTTCTGGTGGCAACCACTACCCCTGGCCATTCCTTGGAGGCGCTGCTGCTGGCGGGGCGCACTGAACCCACCGTTTGGGGCAAAAGTCAGCAAACTCTTGTGCAGGAGGTGGCTCGCATCCTTGGCCTGATTAGCCATCAGTGGCAACTGCAAAACACCAATACGCAGCAGGAGCAGGTGCGATCGGCAATGTTGGCGGGGTTAAGGGCACTGCAACGCACCCAAAATCTCGAGCGTCTTGAACTGACGGGCTTGCAGCAGCTCATGAATTTGATGCAGGTGCCCCTTGTGGCTTTAGTGACTTGGCGACCCGGTCAGACCGTTGGCTCGATTGTGGCACCGCCCCCCAGCCATGCCAAGTTTGCCATTCGCAACGACACTGAGATTGCCATCTACGAGGATCCCTTGATCCACAGTGCCCTGATGGCCTCCCAAGCGGATGTCAATAGTAATCCCTACGCTTGGTTGATTCAAACCACGGCCGCTGAACTGGATCCCCATACCCGTGAGTGGCTGTCAGGGCCAGAGATTGGCCAGATTTTGGCGATCGCCCTGCGCGCTGATCCAGAATATGAACCTTCGGGAGTGCTGATTGTTGCCGATCACCGCGATCGCCTCTGGTCAACCTTGCACCTAGAGGCGTTCATTACCCTTGTCAACCATTTAGCTTGGGCACACCGCAGCACCTGCCTCATTCAGATGCTCACCCAAGGCTGGCAAACCCTTGAAACCCTCAACTGGTACAAACACCGTCACCTGGAACAGGTCTATGGCCAACTTGCGAATCTCGGCCATCAGTTGACGCAATGGCTTCAGCAGCACCCCGAGGCAGATCCCCTGCTGCGGCGGTTGGGCACGCTCCTGCAAACCCAGCTGGAGTCTCTCCATCCCCTCTTGAACCATGAGGTGTGGCAACTGGACAAAGCCACCCAGACAGCAGGCCTAGCGGTAGTCCTCAAGCGAGTGATGGATCGCATTGAAAACTGGAAGCAGCGCAAACAACTGTGGATTCAAGTTCACAATCAACCCGTACTCACCCTCAATGGCGACCTTAGCAAGCTGGAGTTAATCCTCTATGAATTGCTGCTTTTTGCCTGCCAGCGATCGCCCTCCCAAGGTCGCATTGACATTTGGTGTCAGCAAATTGAAGGCAGGGGTCAGGGGGGAAAAATGGCGTCTTGGCTGGAACTCTCCATTACCGACAATGGGGAAGTGGCGCCACAGTTGCTCATTAAACTGCACCAACTGGAACATCTTGACTGGCTTGCTCCCTCTAGCCTTGATCAGCCCCCCGGGCGCCACCTCAAAATTTGCTGCCATCTTTGTCAACGCCTAGGCTACAGCCTTGACATGTATAAGTTAGAGGATGGCCGCTTCCTCAGTCGTCTGCTCATTCCCCTAAATAATGGCGACACCGGTACCTTCGAACTGCAATCCTCACAGCCACGCCAATGA
- a CDS encoding DUF1818 family protein, with translation MELRVGQSWRVGWRSDQHYAGLVGAQDWATELTDTEFRAFVELFRQLHEQLQAIAPELMPEEMITLSGSNNAVHLELEGYPHAYSLHLIVLGDRRVEGTWPAPVPPDFLLACCELEHRIVEGQSLQ, from the coding sequence ATGGAACTGCGAGTCGGGCAAAGCTGGCGAGTGGGCTGGCGCAGTGATCAACACTATGCAGGTCTAGTGGGTGCCCAGGATTGGGCCACCGAACTCACTGACACCGAGTTTAGGGCCTTTGTGGAGTTATTTCGCCAACTCCATGAGCAGTTGCAGGCGATCGCCCCCGAATTGATGCCCGAGGAAATGATTACCCTCAGTGGCAGCAACAACGCGGTGCACTTGGAATTGGAGGGCTATCCCCATGCCTATAGCCTGCATCTGATTGTGTTGGGCGATCGCCGTGTTGAGGGGACATGGCCTGCCCCTGTGCCCCCCGACTTTCTCCTTGCCTGCTGTGAACTCGAGCACAGGATTGTGGAGGGGCAAAGTTTACAATAG
- a CDS encoding MlaE family lipid ABC transporter permease subunit, producing MKWPRLRWRASQGIRRLGTAFLLAGQVTYHLLRGRVSLRNLIEQMALVGPASLSVALITAAFVGMVFTIQVAREFIAFGATSAVGGVLAIALARELGPVLTAVVLAGRVGSAFAAEIGTMKVTEQIDALYMLGTDPVDYLVVPRFIACVLMLPILNVLALVTGLGGGLMIADYLYGIPRGIYIESIQNFLQTWDLWSSIIKSGIFGGVVAIIGCNWGMTTTGGAKGVGQSTTAAVVISLLAIFILNFFLSWALFGGNSTLVPTF from the coding sequence ATGAAGTGGCCAAGGCTACGCTGGCGGGCAAGTCAGGGTATACGACGCTTGGGTACAGCCTTTCTCTTAGCGGGTCAAGTCACCTATCATTTGCTGCGGGGGCGGGTTAGTCTACGTAACTTGATCGAGCAAATGGCTTTGGTGGGGCCTGCCTCCCTCAGTGTTGCCCTGATTACAGCCGCCTTCGTGGGTATGGTGTTTACGATTCAGGTCGCCCGTGAATTTATTGCCTTTGGTGCCACGTCTGCGGTAGGTGGGGTGCTGGCGATCGCCCTTGCACGGGAACTAGGGCCTGTGCTGACAGCAGTGGTGCTCGCCGGGCGGGTTGGCTCCGCCTTTGCGGCTGAAATTGGCACCATGAAAGTCACTGAGCAAATTGACGCCCTCTATATGTTAGGCACCGATCCCGTAGATTACTTGGTGGTGCCACGGTTTATTGCCTGTGTGCTTATGTTGCCAATTCTTAATGTCTTAGCACTGGTAACGGGCTTGGGGGGGGGCTTGATGATTGCCGATTATCTCTACGGTATTCCCCGTGGGATCTATATTGAGTCCATTCAGAACTTTCTACAAACTTGGGATCTGTGGAGTTCGATCATTAAATCGGGCATTTTTGGCGGGGTCGTGGCCATTATTGGCTGCAATTGGGGCATGACAACCACCGGGGGCGCCAAGGGCGTCGGTCAATCCACTACGGCGGCGGTGGTGATCTCGCTACTGGCCATTTTTATTCTCAACTTTTTCCTGTCTTGGGCACTCTTTGGCGGCAACAGTACCCTCGTACCCACATTCTAG
- a CDS encoding DUF3172 domain-containing protein: MPRRSPSPPRPRPQTRRQPEPESKSAVNTRTLAILGGVFIIGVGVGVTFSKTTTLNPDNVASTQFIDQAAPNPDICVQFGASAIAVDTRIFVTFNPFSVFVSQPSMQPGCVLRANNVALLEQRQLITGEQLRSCRQRLNTFGYVGNLDAKPEISCVYQSTTDKNLFLKLSGLGNGAAGETGNF, translated from the coding sequence ATGCCTCGACGTTCGCCATCTCCACCGCGTCCCCGTCCTCAAACTCGTCGTCAGCCAGAGCCAGAATCCAAGTCAGCGGTGAACACCCGTACCTTGGCGATCTTAGGCGGCGTTTTCATTATTGGGGTTGGCGTTGGCGTCACCTTCAGCAAAACCACGACCCTTAACCCCGATAACGTGGCCTCGACGCAGTTTATTGATCAAGCAGCACCCAATCCCGATATTTGCGTGCAATTTGGTGCGAGCGCGATCGCGGTGGATACGCGGATTTTTGTGACCTTTAATCCCTTTTCGGTTTTTGTGTCTCAACCCTCCATGCAACCGGGCTGTGTTCTGCGGGCCAATAACGTTGCCCTCCTAGAACAGCGACAACTCATTACGGGTGAACAGTTGCGCAGTTGTCGCCAACGGCTGAATACCTTTGGCTACGTCGGCAACCTAGACGCCAAGCCTGAAATTAGCTGTGTCTATCAGAGCACAACGGATAAAAACCTCTTCCTCAAACTCTCAGGCTTAGGTAATGGTGCTGCGGGTGAAACCGGTAATTTCTAG
- a CDS encoding RNA-binding protein, translating to MTLYIGNLSYEATENDLREVFEKYGAIRRIVLPVDRETGKRRGFAFVELVDETQEAVAIDDLDGATWLGRVLKVNKAKPKQAGGQANSAF from the coding sequence ATGACACTGTACATCGGCAACCTCTCCTACGAGGCCACTGAAAACGATCTTCGCGAAGTTTTTGAAAAATATGGTGCCATTCGCCGGATTGTGTTGCCGGTGGATCGCGAAACCGGTAAGCGACGGGGCTTTGCTTTTGTCGAACTGGTAGATGAAACTCAGGAGGCCGTTGCCATTGATGATCTTGATGGTGCCACATGGCTAGGGCGAGTCCTGAAAGTGAACAAGGCCAAGCCAAAACAGGCGGGGGGGCAAGCAAACTCTGCCTTCTAG
- a CDS encoding NAD-dependent malic enzyme, translating to MVQLTPTPAYSLTLRLETSLDPTELGTVLQIIGGQHGQVDSITLIEKTANKILRELVVVAASRDHAEAIVNAVQSDTQATVLEVSDRTFRLHEGGKITVKSKHPLQGYDDLAMAYTPGVGRVSQAIADDPDLVHKLTIKSHTIAIVSDGSAVLGLGNIGPEAALPVMEGKAMLFQEFAGLDAFPICLATQEVDEIVATVKRIAPVFGGINLEDISAPRCFEIEARLQGELDIPVFHDDQHGTAIVTLAALKNALQLVGKSLETVRIVINGAGAAGIAVARLLRKAGAKDLILCNRRGILSVQADLTPAQQEFAVAQTGTLADALVDADVFIGLSAPGVLTVEMVQRMAKEAIVFAMANPVPEIQPELISNHVAVVATGRSDYPNQINNVLAFPGVFKGTLACRAPRMTAEMFLAAAEAIAALVSPSELQAAYIIPSVFDPRVAAAVAQAVADCGRSLGLARA from the coding sequence ATGGTTCAGCTAACCCCGACGCCTGCCTATAGTCTGACTTTGCGATTAGAGACCTCCTTGGATCCGACGGAATTGGGCACTGTTTTGCAGATCATTGGCGGGCAACACGGGCAAGTGGATTCCATTACGCTCATTGAGAAAACCGCCAATAAAATCCTACGGGAACTGGTGGTGGTGGCTGCCAGCCGCGATCATGCTGAGGCCATTGTCAATGCTGTGCAATCTGACACCCAAGCCACAGTGCTAGAGGTGAGCGATCGCACATTTCGTCTCCATGAGGGGGGCAAAATCACCGTTAAAAGCAAGCACCCTCTGCAAGGATATGACGATCTGGCGATGGCCTATACGCCGGGTGTGGGTCGGGTATCCCAGGCGATCGCTGACGATCCAGACTTGGTTCACAAACTCACGATTAAAAGCCATACCATTGCCATTGTCAGTGACGGGAGCGCTGTGTTGGGATTGGGCAATATCGGCCCAGAGGCTGCCCTACCGGTGATGGAGGGCAAAGCGATGCTCTTTCAAGAATTTGCTGGCTTGGACGCGTTTCCCATCTGCTTGGCCACCCAAGAGGTGGATGAAATCGTTGCCACTGTGAAGCGGATCGCCCCTGTCTTTGGGGGCATCAACCTGGAGGATATTAGTGCCCCCCGCTGCTTTGAGATAGAAGCCCGTCTGCAGGGAGAATTGGATATCCCTGTGTTTCACGACGACCAGCATGGCACCGCTATTGTCACCCTCGCTGCCCTCAAAAATGCCCTGCAATTGGTGGGTAAATCCTTAGAAACGGTGCGCATTGTTATCAATGGTGCAGGGGCAGCCGGGATTGCCGTGGCACGACTCCTGCGCAAAGCTGGCGCCAAAGACTTAATTTTATGTAATCGCCGCGGGATTCTCTCGGTGCAGGCAGACCTAACTCCTGCTCAACAGGAATTTGCTGTTGCCCAAACGGGAACCCTTGCCGATGCCCTTGTGGATGCCGATGTTTTCATTGGCTTGAGTGCCCCTGGCGTCCTCACCGTGGAAATGGTGCAGCGCATGGCCAAGGAAGCGATTGTTTTTGCGATGGCCAATCCCGTGCCGGAAATCCAACCCGAACTCATCTCTAACCATGTGGCAGTGGTGGCTACCGGCCGCAGTGACTATCCGAATCAAATCAACAATGTGCTGGCCTTTCCGGGGGTGTTTAAGGGTACCCTTGCCTGTCGGGCACCGCGAATGACCGCGGAGATGTTCCTCGCGGCAGCGGAGGCGATTGCGGCCTTGGTGAGTCCCTCTGAACTACAGGCCGCCTATATTATTCCCTCGGTGTTTGATCCACGGGTGGCAGCGGCCGTCGCCCAGGCAGTGGCGGACTGCGGGCGATCGCTGGGGTTAGCGCGTGCCTAG
- a CDS encoding S-layer homology domain-containing protein: MSSSTLAFLATVPAQAQSRFTDTQGIWAQACIDHLASRNIISGYPDGTFRPFAAVTRAEYAAMLGKAFPNAPVVRAPGTFNDVPSTFWAASAIQNATRTGFLSGYPGNVFQPNQNIPRVQAIVALASGLQYPTPPSVDGVLAQFNDGAAIPAYGRAGVAAATAKQVVVNYPNVQVFGPNQLATRADIAAFLCQATRAPGAQALVPTQYIAGAVTTSPIALPAGQQIPARFPDAERIVLSPSETIALRLVTAADVRDRQGRVVIPVGSEIFGQIQPAQGGSQFVANTVVINNRQLPIAANSQVIRTIRDARDPNIGNVFRNAAIGSAVAAGLSGLLGNQKITPLKVLTGAATGAAIETNQGRPATSIIRDTLIGAAVATGASAVIGDRKITPEKVITGAAAGATIGGVIDPAVQRLVVVDANTDLGLTLTQSFTVPQ; encoded by the coding sequence ATGAGTTCTAGTACCCTTGCCTTTCTAGCCACTGTTCCGGCTCAAGCCCAATCCCGTTTTACCGATACCCAAGGTATTTGGGCACAGGCCTGTATTGACCACCTTGCCAGTCGCAACATTATCAGCGGCTATCCCGATGGCACATTTCGCCCCTTTGCGGCAGTCACACGGGCTGAATACGCAGCCATGCTGGGAAAGGCGTTTCCCAATGCCCCAGTGGTACGCGCCCCCGGTACGTTTAACGATGTCCCCAGCACGTTTTGGGCAGCGAGTGCGATTCAAAACGCCACCCGTACCGGCTTCTTGAGTGGCTACCCCGGCAATGTTTTTCAGCCCAATCAAAATATTCCTCGCGTTCAGGCAATTGTTGCCCTTGCCAGCGGCTTGCAGTATCCCACACCGCCTTCTGTGGACGGGGTCTTAGCCCAGTTCAATGATGGGGCTGCGATTCCCGCCTACGGACGAGCCGGTGTAGCTGCGGCTACAGCTAAACAGGTGGTGGTCAACTATCCCAATGTGCAAGTTTTTGGCCCTAATCAACTGGCCACCCGTGCCGATATTGCGGCATTCCTTTGTCAGGCAACCCGTGCCCCCGGTGCCCAAGCCCTTGTCCCAACACAATACATTGCGGGTGCAGTCACCACTTCACCCATTGCACTGCCGGCTGGTCAACAGATTCCGGCTCGTTTTCCTGATGCAGAGCGGATTGTTTTGAGTCCCAGTGAAACGATTGCCCTGCGCTTGGTGACAGCTGCCGATGTCCGCGATCGTCAGGGTCGAGTCGTCATTCCCGTGGGCAGTGAAATTTTTGGCCAGATCCAGCCTGCCCAAGGAGGCTCCCAGTTTGTGGCGAATACAGTAGTGATCAATAACCGCCAGCTACCGATCGCCGCCAATTCCCAAGTCATTCGTACCATTCGCGATGCCCGTGACCCCAACATTGGCAATGTCTTCCGCAATGCGGCCATTGGGTCAGCGGTGGCTGCTGGATTGTCTGGCCTGCTGGGCAATCAAAAGATTACCCCCTTGAAGGTCCTGACGGGAGCGGCAACGGGCGCAGCCATTGAAACCAATCAGGGGCGTCCGGCAACTTCAATTATTCGGGATACCCTAATTGGGGCAGCCGTTGCCACCGGTGCTTCAGCGGTGATTGGCGATCGCAAGATTACGCCCGAAAAAGTGATTACCGGTGCTGCCGCCGGTGCCACGATTGGGGGTGTGATTGATCCGGCCGTGCAGCGACTAGTAGTTGTTGATGCCAATACGGATTTGGGCCTGACCCTGACTCAGTCCTTTACTGTCCCGCAATAG
- a CDS encoding sodium:proton antiporter: MESSAALTALFVITVVLGIGAQVAAHWLRLPSIVLLLLVGILSGPSGLGWVHPEVLGEGIEVLVPLCVALILFEGGLSLDLSRADQDITGSLWKLVTLGGLVTFVAGAMAAHWIGEFPWQLAFLYASLVVVTGPTVVGPLLRQVGVEHKLAVILEGEGVLIDPIGAILAVVVLNVVLNQDLGMGAIALGIGQRLAVGALMGGIGGWFLSRFLRRAWFLADDLRNLLVLAVLWGLFWLSDQLVSESGLMMAVVLGLVLRWGEVPGERLLRRFKGQLSTLSISVLFVLLAADLSIAGLLELGWSGVLTVLCLMLIIRPLGVVLCTWGSDLSWQQKAFLSWIAPRGIVAASVASLFAITLTNAGMSGGDAIKGQVFLTILMTVFGQGLTARWVATQLHVRAQGASGVMIAGCTPLGRLLARILRDRGEEVVMIDTDPEAVEQARRDHLPVYLSSALDLNILQEAGITQLGTYLAVTSNTEVNAVLAQRVLEEFHPPRVLAALELEDCPLGLSPAFAPQLSIKTWNQYISTEAVRLGELVIEEERSQLQRQHLDALIRSGKVLPLLVERPEGLRVVRANEEWQVGDRLIYLLHSPKPHTLPAALISGWQMNTQVESVLVPSEAPTPKGT; this comes from the coding sequence ATGGAAAGTAGTGCCGCACTCACCGCCTTGTTCGTGATCACAGTTGTTCTGGGCATTGGCGCCCAAGTGGCTGCTCACTGGCTACGGCTGCCCAGCATTGTCCTGTTGTTACTGGTAGGGATTCTCTCAGGGCCAAGCGGCTTGGGATGGGTTCATCCCGAAGTGTTGGGGGAGGGCATAGAAGTTTTGGTTCCCCTCTGCGTTGCCCTCATTCTTTTTGAAGGGGGGCTGAGCTTAGATCTCAGTCGTGCCGACCAAGATATTACAGGTAGTCTGTGGAAGCTAGTGACGCTGGGGGGATTGGTTACGTTTGTGGCGGGGGCAATGGCTGCCCACTGGATTGGTGAGTTTCCTTGGCAACTGGCCTTTCTCTATGCCTCCCTTGTGGTGGTGACGGGACCGACGGTTGTCGGTCCCCTGCTGCGCCAAGTGGGTGTCGAGCACAAGTTGGCCGTGATTCTAGAAGGGGAAGGCGTGCTCATTGACCCCATTGGGGCTATTCTGGCGGTTGTCGTGCTGAACGTAGTGCTCAATCAAGACCTCGGCATGGGGGCGATCGCCCTTGGCATTGGTCAGCGTTTGGCTGTGGGTGCCTTGATGGGGGGCATCGGTGGCTGGTTTCTCAGCCGCTTTCTGCGTCGCGCCTGGTTTCTCGCCGACGATCTCCGCAATTTACTGGTGCTGGCGGTTCTTTGGGGCTTGTTTTGGCTCTCCGATCAACTGGTGAGCGAGTCGGGTCTGATGATGGCCGTCGTTCTCGGCTTGGTACTGCGCTGGGGTGAAGTGCCGGGGGAGCGCCTGCTGCGCCGCTTTAAGGGACAATTAAGTACCCTTTCGATTTCAGTGTTGTTTGTGCTCTTGGCTGCCGATCTGTCGATCGCGGGTCTGTTGGAGCTCGGTTGGTCGGGGGTGCTCACGGTTCTGTGTCTGATGTTGATCATTCGCCCCCTCGGCGTGGTGCTGTGCACCTGGGGCAGTGATCTCAGTTGGCAACAGAAGGCCTTCCTCAGTTGGATTGCCCCGCGGGGAATTGTGGCGGCCTCGGTGGCATCGCTCTTTGCCATTACCCTGACCAATGCCGGCATGAGTGGCGGGGATGCCATTAAGGGACAAGTCTTTCTAACGATCCTGATGACGGTGTTTGGCCAAGGCTTAACAGCGCGTTGGGTGGCCACTCAGCTGCATGTCCGTGCCCAAGGGGCTTCGGGGGTGATGATTGCCGGCTGCACCCCCCTCGGTAGGCTGCTGGCGCGGATTTTGCGCGATCGCGGCGAAGAGGTGGTGATGATTGACACCGATCCAGAGGCGGTGGAGCAGGCTCGCCGTGACCATCTGCCCGTCTATCTCAGCAGTGCCCTTGACTTGAATATCTTGCAGGAGGCCGGCATTACCCAGTTGGGCACCTATTTGGCGGTTACCAGCAACACAGAGGTGAATGCAGTGTTGGCACAGCGCGTCCTCGAAGAATTTCATCCGCCACGGGTCCTGGCTGCCCTTGAGTTAGAGGATTGTCCCTTGGGGTTGAGTCCAGCCTTTGCCCCACAACTGTCGATCAAAACATGGAATCAATATATCAGCACTGAGGCAGTTCGTCTTGGGGAACTGGTCATTGAGGAGGAGCGATCGCAATTGCAACGCCAGCACCTTGATGCCTTGATACGCTCTGGGAAAGTACTTCCCCTCCTAGTGGAACGGCCAGAGGGATTGCGGGTGGTGCGAGCCAATGAAGAGTGGCAAGTGGGCGATCGCCTGATTTACCTGCTCCACAGCCCCAAACCCCACACACTGCCGGCCGCCCTTATTTCTGGCTGGCAGATGAATACCCAAGTGGAATCAGTTCTTGTCCCCAGTGAAGCCCCTACCCCCAAAGGAACCTAA
- a CDS encoding DUF2499 domain-containing protein — protein MHALSIPTWMVHISSVLEWMAAIWFVAQLDRRRPEQGWRWLAWAMLPALVSAMCACTWHYFDNAVTLSWLVDLQALLTFLGNCTLCGAAAWLWWRSQSGL, from the coding sequence ATGCACGCTCTATCAATTCCCACGTGGATGGTGCATATTTCCAGTGTCCTGGAGTGGATGGCGGCGATTTGGTTTGTGGCACAACTGGATCGCCGCCGTCCAGAGCAAGGATGGCGATGGTTAGCTTGGGCAATGTTGCCGGCTTTAGTGAGTGCCATGTGTGCCTGTACGTGGCATTACTTCGATAATGCAGTGACACTGTCTTGGTTGGTGGATCTGCAAGCCCTGCTCACATTCCTTGGCAACTGTACCCTCTGTGGGGCAGCGGCATGGCTGTGGTGGCGATCCCAAAGCGGGCTGTAG